DNA from Desulfuromonas sp. AOP6:
TACCTCAACCTGCACCAGCTGCGCCTGACCCCCTACAACTTCGAGCGCCTCGCCCCCCGCGGCTACACCTACCTGCATGGCGACAAGGTCACCGTGCTCGACTCGGAGCTGACGGCGCTAGAGCTGATCCACTACGGCCGCGAGCAGCGCATCCCCCTGCCGGTCAACTATTGCTCCTTCGTCTACAAAAATCGCTATCAGAACCGCGCCTCCCGGCGGCGCAACGCCCCCTTTCTGACCAAAGGCTACGAGCAGCTTACCGAAAGCGGCTACATCCGCACTCTGACTCTGACCGGACCGAGCGAGGCCATCGCCCGCCAACGTGCCCAACTCGAGGCCGTGTCTGCGCCCTGCGAGCAATGGTCCCTGAGCCACAACGGCGAGCGCCTGAGCATCCACCCGGCCCTCTGGCCCTTGATCGATTTTTCCGGCTTGCGCCTGCTGATCGCCTACGCAACGGCCCGGCAGCTGCCCGCTGTCAGCTATCGCAATCCTTTTGTCGCCGTCAAACTTGGCGACAGAAAACAAGTCATTGTCGAACGAGCCAAAGTTGCGGCCGACTTCGAACTTCAGGACGAAAAGATCGGCCGTTTTTCCCAGACCTTTTTGTCCTCAGCTCCCCCTTTCTCGCCGTGCTTCGAGGATGACCTCTTTGAAAGTCTGGCCCGTTTTGAATGGATTCCAAAGGGTTTGCAGGCTTATTTTTGACCGGCAGGCCTGGGTCATTATTTCTTTTTTCGGCCCTGAACGGCAGATGGCCAGCAGTGTGAAACCGCTGGCCATCTGTTGAGTTGTATCAATATTTACCGAAACGTTTCTTTTATTTAAGAAGATAACGTCCCACGTAGTTCTTGGAGAACTGAAAGGCCGTGCGGCCGCAGCGCTTGCTTTTGTCATGGGACCACTGGATGGCCTCCTGCTGCACTTCGCGGGTCCAGGGGATCTCCACCTGCCGCTTGCGCGCCTCGCGCTCGATGCACAGGCGCACCGCGTCGAGATAGCGGTCCTGCGAGAAGACATGAAAGGCCACCCAGAGGCCGAAGCGGTCGGAAAGAGAGACTTTTTCCTCCATGGCCTCGCTCTGCTGCAGCTCGCCTTTGACATATTTGCCGCCCAGGTGATCCCCCTCATATTCGGGCAGCAGGTGGCGCCGATTGGAGGTGACGTAGATCAGCACGTTTTCCGGGGCCGAGTAGACCGAGCCGTCGAGAGCACTTTTAAGCATTTTGTAGCTGAGTTCTCCCACTTCGAAAGTCAGATCGTCGCATAGCAGGATAAAGCGGTAGGGCTCGTTCTCAACGGCAGAAAATATTTCTGACAAATAGATAAGGTCCTCTTTTTCCACCTGGATAACCCGCAGTCCCTTAGGCGCGTACTCATTAAGCAGAGCCTTGACGAGGGATGATTTTCCCGTGCCGCGCGAACCCCACAAAAGAGCGTTGTTGGCGGGAAGGCCGGCAAGAAACTGGCGGGTATTGTTGATCATGATCTGTTTCTGCTCCTCAACGCCAAGCAACTCACCAAGGGTCGTATTGTCCGTCAC
Protein-coding regions in this window:
- a CDS encoding ATP-binding protein — protein: MMNLKPEVVAQLERVLGSVEMLLPKAVKPVDWSSCYAANWRRHSFSGYLERVKVTDNTTLGELLGVEEQKQIMINNTRQFLAGLPANNALLWGSRGTGKSSLVKALLNEYAPKGLRVIQVEKEDLIYLSEIFSAVENEPYRFILLCDDLTFEVGELSYKMLKSALDGSVYSAPENVLIYVTSNRRHLLPEYEGDHLGGKYVKGELQQSEAMEEKVSLSDRFGLWVAFHVFSQDRYLDAVRLCIEREARKRQVEIPWTREVQQEAIQWSHDKSKRCGRTAFQFSKNYVGRYLLK